A window of Solanum stenotomum isolate F172 chromosome 3, ASM1918654v1, whole genome shotgun sequence contains these coding sequences:
- the LOC125860004 gene encoding factor of DNA methylation 1, whose product MSSSSGEESDLSDSEIFEFKEKPYEELRKGKLKVKGPNGSLRCPFCAGKKKQDYKYKDLLQHATGVGKGSANRSAKQKANHLALAKYLETDLVNEAEPIPKRAVTPERSESEKDELFFWPWTGIFVNVSKETANGRSPDDKEYWLKKFSLYMPLEVKLFCDNKATVSEAVVRFNSDWTGFKGAMEFEKSFEASHCSKQEWKSHRDCPGPNLYGWVAREDDYVAEGALGEYLREKGELKTISDLIKEETQGRKEVVANLANEIDMKNENLDELQTKFNLNTLSLRQMLAEKDMLHRSFFEESRKMQRLAREHVQKVLLEQEMLSLELESKKKKLDSWGRELNKREALTEREKQKLDEEKKQNDVRNSALQMASVEQRKADVNVLRLVEEQKREKEEALKKILELERDIDAKQKLEMEIAELKGKLEVMKHLGGNDDAAVQNKIKEMNEELKDKMEEMDGMESLNQTLLLKERQSNDELQDARRTLKEGLLEVLSSARAHIGIKRMGEIDSKAFQNALKQKFPNQEAEIKAVELLSLWQEKIKDPDWHPFKTIMIDESNVERVIDENDEELGKLKQELGDEIYDAVTVALKEIEEYNPSGRYAIPELWNFKEGRKATLKEVISYIFKQLKTQKRKRG is encoded by the exons ATGAGTAGCAGTTCAGGCGAAGAATCAGATTTGAGTGACTCTGAGATTTTTGAGTTTAAAGAGAAGCCTTATGAAGaattaagaaaaggaaaactgAAAGTTAAGGGCCCAAATGGATCCCTTAGATGTCCCTTCTGTGCAGGGAAGAAAAAGCAAGACTACAAGTACAAAGATCTTCTTCAACATGCTACAGGGGTTGGCAAGGGTTCAGCTAACCGTAGTGCTAAACAGAAGGCAAACCATTTAGCACTTGCAAAGTATCTGGAAACAGACCTAGTGAATGAGGCTGAGCCAATACCTAAACGTGCTGTGACTCCAGAGCGTTCAGAATCTGAAAAAGATGAACTGTTCTTTTGGCCTTGGACTGGGATTTTCGTTAATGTATCAAAGGAAACAGCAAATGGAAGATCTCCAGATGACAAGGAGTATTGGTTAAAAAAGTTCTCCTTGTATATGCCTTTGGAAGTTAAGCTTTTCTGTGATAACAAAGCAACAGTCTCCGAAGCTGTTGTGAGATTTAATAGTGATTGGACTGGTTTTAAGGGTGcgatggaatttgagaagtctTTCGAAGCCTCTCACTGCAGCAAACAAGAATGGAAATCCCATAGAGATTGCCCTGGTCCAAATTTATATGGATGGGTTGCTCGAGAAGATGATTATGTAGCAGAAGGGGCTTTAGGCGAATATCTGCGAGAGAAGGGGGAGCTGAAGACTATCTCGGACCTTATTAAAGAAGAAACACAGGGTAGAAAGGAAGTTGTAGCAAATCTAGCCAATGAAATTgacatgaaaaatgaaaatctggaTGAGCTGCAGACAAAATTCAATTTGAATACACTGTCTCTTCGTCAGATGCTCGCGGAGAAAGACATGCTACACCGTTCTTTTTTTGAAG AATCACGAAAGATGCAACGCCTTGCACGTGAGCATGTACAGAAGGTCCTGCTGGAGCAGGAAATGTTAAGCTTAGAGCTGGAgagcaagaagaagaagcttGATTCTTGGGGAAGAGAACTGAATAAACGTGAAGCCTTAACTGAGCGAGAAAAGCAAAAGCTTGATGAGGAGAAGAAACAG AATGATGTGAGAAATTCAGCACTTCAAATGGCCTCTGTGGAACAAAGAAAAGCTGATGTGAATGTCTTGAGACTGGTTGAAGAACAAAAG AGGGAGAAGGAGGAGGCCTTGAAAAAGATTCTTGAGCTAGAGAGGGACATTGATGCGAAGCAAAAACTGGAAATGGAAATAGCAGAACTTAAAGGAAAACTAGAGGTTATGAAGCACCTTGGAGGCAATGACGATGCAGCTGTACAAAATAAGATTAAAGAGATGAATGAGGAGCTGAAAGATAAAATGGAGGAGATGGATGGTATGGAGTCCCTAAACCAGACTCTCCTGTTGAAAGAGCGCCAAAGTAATGATGAGTTGCAAGATGCACGGCGCACATTGAAAGAG GGATTGCTTGAAGTATTGAGCAGTGCGCGAGCCCATATTGGGATAAAAAGAATGGGGGAGATTGATTCAAAGGCCTTCCAGAATGCTTTAAAGCAGAAATTTCCGAATCAGGAAGCTGAAATCAAGGCTGTAGAACTTCTCTCTCTGTGgcaggaaaaaataaaagatccTGACTGGCATCCCTTTAAAACAATCATGATTGATGAGTCGAATGTGGAG AGAGTGATagatgagaatgatgaagaactGGGAAAGCTAAAGCAGGAATTGGGGGATGAAATTTATGATGCCGTGACCGTAGCTCTGAAGGAGATAGAGGAATACAATCCTAGCGGTAGGTACGCGATTCCTGAGCTATGGAATTTCAAGGAAGGAAGGAAGGCCACACTGAAGGAAGTAATCAGTTACATTTTCAAGCAATTGAAGACACAAAAACGCAAGAGGGGGTGA